In Pagrus major chromosome 23, Pma_NU_1.0, the genomic window ATGCATCCTAGCAAATTTCAATGCAAAGAGTGTTTTGTCTGTTGTAGCTCATGAGTTCCTTCACATGACTAGTACTGAGGCAGGCATTCACAGCTGTAGCAGGGAGACCACACACTTAccggagagaaaggagaggaataCCCCAATGAAACCAAGCGCTCCCTTCATGtcagaaaaaatgaataaaggtGCGTTTTCCCCAAACGATGACCATGTATAAAAAACCTGAACTTCTTTGACTGTGTACAGCAAGGCATAACAGGAAACCCGACAGGATGGAAGAGACGCAGTGTAACTTTCGGTTACCAGATGTCCAAACAGTGTTACCCGCGGTTAGCAGATGTTCTATGAAGATCTGTCTGACGGCCCAGCGCCTTGGCAGCAACTCTTCCCCTCTCCAACACACGTTTCTTTTggattttcttccttttttaaaggGGTGGAGGCAACAAAGATTGTCCTCTCCATTCTCTCAAATAAAAGGGAGCACACCCAAGCTGGGCTGGACTCACATCTGAAAACCCTTTACTCTTTAACTCTTGTTCTGCTTTTTAGTCTCAGTTTCTCACAGTCGAAGGCCTGGCCAGCTCACAGCATGTGATTTATTTGCCTTTTGGGCTGCCTCTGCCAAATAGGAAACATAAGTAAACATTTAGGGCTTAGCGTTTTGGGGTGGATGTAATCATGACTCTGCAGGGTATGCTGTGCAGACAGCCATGATTTCATATTTAGGTTAATTTGACCAAACCTTGAAGAAGTTATTAGTCAGAGCTGACCAGCTGTTTCAAAGACAAACTATCTTTACACATAGTGAAGGAAGAATTCTCatatttccaccacaactgtgagaaacttttgtttttcatgtcataagGAGTTCATAAGTGTGCTACATCTGTAAGGTACTTTCTCACTGTCACCACACACCACTTAAAAGAGCTGTGTGAGAGAGGTGGTTTCATTGATTGagtgaaaaatgaaattcaTGGTTCATGTTTTCTCATGACCAACTTGTTAATTTATGTCACTGAAGCCACATGTTGGGCCTCTCACAACATCTGTTTGCCGAGCAGCATTTTGATTTAGTAATGACATCAGGAAATGTGTCTTTTCAGCAAAGGAGGAGCTCAGAGTTGGGGGGAGTtggcagggggaggaggggggacagtcaggggaaaggaaaaaaaaggaaggcaCAGGATGAGGAACAGTGAAAGGGGCGCTGCTCCAAGGTTCCAGTTGTTTCACAACTCGGAGTTCATGCGTTGATCACAGACGTTGCATGGGGTGAATGACGAACAAATTCAGGAAGTTGAGCCAGGTGGGGGCTGCTCATAATGAGGTTTAAGTTAACCTTTAACCCCAAACCATTATGGGCCTCGTGTCTACTGCTGCTGACCCCTCACTGGTAGAGACCTCCCGAGGAGTTTGTCTTAGATTCTCATGATAATACACACAAGGAGATCTTGGCTGAAGCTGGGATCACTGAGCTctgctttctgtgtttgtcagttcCAGCCAGGCAAATGAGTTTTAAGGAACTGATACAAAACAATCCCCCAGTGGAAACAAACGCAGAATCACTATTTTGTAACTGTCAAATGGATGCATGTATTTCTGCTAAGTTGTGAAAGCAAGATTTAGTGAAAACCTGAAcatttgcagttttaatttctttggaCTTGTAAGTGTCAATCTGCAATAATGTTCAACAGAAAAAGGTTGTAAACTTACTGGCAGCCATCGTCTCTGTTGAGTGATACCCTGCGGAGAAATAAGGTCAGCTTATTCACGATGAGTGGTTTGATGAGATATGAATGAatttttccttctttaaaacacacataccTATTGTTGTGGCTTGTTGCACTGCCAACTTTTCATCAACCAGACAAACAACTGTTGTGCATCCTGCTGTGAGTAATAAAATAATGGAAGAACAGAGTAGAAACACTCATTATTTGTAACAGGGATCATTATGTGAATCATGATGCTGTAGATTCATCATTCAAAACTTGAGAAAGCAGAGGAGCTCAAGGAAATTACAAGGAGTTGTGGGAGCTGTGGGGAGTGAACAGGTCAATGCATCCTCCCTTTGTCTGCCACTGCTTTCGGGAAATCTGAATATATTCAACTCAAGGACATTTAAACTTACAACACATTCCTTTCccacaataataatatatattgttTAATAAACAGGAGTATACAACAGCTACAACATGAATCATAAATGTAGTTGTTAAAATCTGCTGAAAacttctttaaaacaaaatagaGACACAAAAATTCTTCTTTGAAATCAAATTTGCTGTCTCAGCTTGATCACAATCACTCCATGGCCCTTAAACCAAACTGTTTAAGTATAAAACTCAATCATGAGACTTGCTAAGCTCCTTTCTAAAAGCCACTCAATCACTGAAAGCCCCCAGGCATTCCTCTTTAGGGGTGAGATAGAGGGCAAGTAAAGAAGTTATATCATAGGAGTGAAGAAATGGACAGTGTAAATCCTCTACTTACCCCAGATGAGAAGAGTCACAAAACACCCAGAAAACATAACTGAGAAACTAGTGGCTGTCATTTTGCCTGACAATGCTGTGTCCGTCTTCCCTGGTGGGTAGGGATTACATATCTCAACCTTTTCGCAGGAAGACTCTATAAAACAACAGGAAGCCCTCATTTCCTAGGATGGGCGGACTCGCACAATGGGACAGAGAGCCTCTGATAAGGTTCGAACTACTGTGGTCCACTGGTGCTCCACcatcactccctctctctctctctctctctctctctctatcttctCTCATCCCACCCTGTGTTtccaaacagaaagagaaaagtgaGAGAAGTTGTGCAGAGCCCCACCCTCTgcttctctgtctccctctcccctaCCTTTGCTTTTGATGAATACTTTTATCAGTAAAAGCAATATTTAGATTTCAATAATGAGTTCAGGCAGCAAGTGTACTGACAGCATGTGGGCTGTGTTGGACTCAAAGGAAAGGACTCACGCTGCTCTGTGAATATCTGACAACTActtgtttatgttctgtttgtttcgCTTGAATAGAAACTTGGAACAGTAGCGGGATTATGTGCTGAGTCAGTTTCATCAGAAGGAGCCGTGGAGCCAACTCAAAGCCTCAGAGCGATGCATGGTTATTAATCACGATCCAAAGGCTACTTTTATGAGATATTTGTTTTGTCACTCAAAAGCAGCAGTTATTGAATGTTCAAACAAAAGGTTGTACAATATTTTTAACGTGCAATGAGAACGTTATAACCTTACCGTTATTTTtccttaaaacatttttttaaaacagccgTGTTGACATATTGTAGAGATGTcctctgaagttagcatgctaaccagctagccccggcccatcctgTGTTGTAATACCACTTTATACCTCAAGAGGCAATAGTACGATAGTATAGCTGTAGTTTCGGCTGGTAGATGTTTGTGAAGCGTTATAAGCTCTCTTAGCTCTTTTGCCTTGTGAATTAACAAaagaaactcacaaaatgtaaaGGAAGGAAATATTCTCACACCTACGCTCAAACAGAAAATGCAACCATACACAAGATAGACAAGCTTATTGCCTTTTTAATTCACTGCACGctccacagaaacaaaataaaacccatgaaaatcatatttgtttgtctttccacgatcacctctggtttggttcaAATAAATCCTGAATTCACaaagtaagatgtgaaaatattccaccTGCTTCAAGTCTCTCCTGTCCGGTCCTGCCGTGTCTTCAGAGTCAGAGTCCTGGTCAAggccgctgtaaatcacctaTGTACTAACATATGTTATGTTTTCATATGGTCCCGTGTTCACcgagaggctgctgagcccaaCACTCCCCTGTAACTCTGAGATGCACTGGTAACCTGGCTAACTGCATTCTGTTCAGTCGAGTCGGAGTGGCAGCTAATGTAGCTTTGAGCTAGGCTACTAGCCTAAAGACCAGCTAAGGAGCTGCAGTGGTCTGGTATGCTCTCCTTTTTCACACTCCACACCTCCAGATTTTTAAACACGTGGTCTTTGGCTTCAACCAacactgactcaagtgacatcacttgaggctATCTGATTTCACGCcactccctctggagccacaaaaagctttatacaaCTTTATTCACATAAATATTGGTAGATTTGATGCGTAAAATTGGTGCAGTTCCTCTTTAATTTGTGGTTTTTGGAGACTACATTTTTCAGATTTGGAGTTTCTAGAGCATGGTATTTATTATCAGTGATGGTGAGTAAGGAGTATGTTTTTTGTATCAGTGCTGTGTTACACCATCGGTGCTGTTGACAAGCACTCCCTGTCCACCACCTCTAGATCTGACGTCACTGAGCTTCTGTGGAAAGGAGAAGCGGCAGGGATCTCCATTAGAAACTGATTCACTCATCCACGTCACTGAAGGACGAGTGCTCTTTCTCAGCTGCTGGATTTGGGAGTGAGCCAGATAGCTCAGGCCAAAATTACTTCCACATTTCATTTCGGATAGAGGCCACTCTTTTTTACACAACTGACTGAAAATCCTACAAATGGACAATTACGtacatttgcatgaaactttcAGTGTGATTGAAGTTAAATAGCTGAATGGATTTAAATGCAAGGAGGAGCTGTTCTGTTGAGGGAAAGcagaaaaactgaaagtttACTTTGCATGTCTCTCTCCTATGAGTTAATGCTTCTTATACCTTAGTCACAATCTGTTAGTGTTTTAAAGGACTTCAGAGGTAACTCTTTCATCAGCTAGTTTGTGAATCTTTTCATCTCCAAGACTTTGTCACAGATCATAAAAGGCACAGTGCACTATATCTGAAGACATGAGTCCCTCAAAGCCAGGagccaaaaacaacacacacagtttacattACAAAGAATTAAAAACTTCCTGCTGATAATGGCCTCACTGCTCGTGCTTATCTTCCtatgtgtgtttgcttttgtttgacAGTTCAGTATCAACATGGCACAGGCTACTTCAAATACCATTGTAGACACGCCAAACATGCTGTATCATCTGAGATACTTGTGCTCAGTGAATGCGTAATTAGTAAGCCAGAATGCATGGCATATAGAGCAGAGGCAGTGAGCAGGAGGGATCAACAAGAGCACAGTGATCAGAGGGAAACACAAGCGAGGCAGTCATCCTGGCATAGCACGATATCAGACCAAGTCAAGCCAGGTCTCTTTATCCAAACTAGACATGTACATATGAGGACACGTTATGCCATGAGATGAAAAGTAGCTGAACAGTGCCATCTTGTGTGCCAGAGAAGGAACATCCATGTGGTTTCCTTTCATCCATCAAGGGTTTATTAGACGGTCATGTTTGTTggtttattcacattttttgttgtatCGTGTTGCTTTCTTATGTTTAACAAacaagtcttttgttttttcacacagtCACTTTGAATATGAAGCTGCTCCAAATACTGATAGAAAACAATCACCTCAGAAATGTACTAATAtatagtgttgtaaaaagtaaagatgttATGCTGacatattactttggtaaaagtgaaagtcacccgaTACAAATACATGTATGGTTTGACTGATTATCATatagaataaattaatttaaaaatgcattactttggctctgatgcagcatgcaatctgcaaagtagctaataactaaagttatcaaataaagaGGGGTATAAAGTACTATTAATACTATCAGtagtatttgcctccaaaatgtagtggagtggaggtATTAAGTGGCAGAGAATGGAAATGTTCAAGTAAATACATACTTTAAATACTACTTAAATACTCAAGTCCCTCAAAGTTGCAGTAATTTagtaaatctacttagttacatttcaccGTTGCTGCATGTGCCCCTCAAAGGAATTTCTGCCATCAGTTTAAGTATCTGTGACACATGCTTGAAATAATTATCAATCacaatttgtaaaatgtgtagAGACTTAATTAATTAGGCTGAAGTGTGtttaaggtgcactatgtagttaaattttaatcagaagacaaagattttttttttttatgtcaaaacaaactgaatagacaaactgaccttaaaggacaacacaatttcatactgttttactttgtttatatgtggcggaccctgccaccttctagcttcaaacagtgttcaggggaccttattgtcctcttagaacagcttgtttattcagttatggaaaaaaataaatttgtgagtttgtattattaacgCATCGATATTAAACAGGTTGTGACGTTAGAGAACTTTCTATTTCAGATATTTTCACCAGCACATGTTTAATAGGCCAGGAGATTCATGTCTAAGGATTTACTTGTACATTTGATACTTTTGTTGCATTTCCTTGCGATTTTAAAAATGGTCGAAGTTCGGATTTTCCGTCGAGGACGTGAAAGCATCATTGGCCGGAGGATAAACTGCGTTGAGCtcaccctggaggaggagagcagaaCAACATCTGAAATGTTTTCCACCCGATTGAACTCCACTGTCGAGTTTGTTTTCACCTAATAATTAAATTCACCTCATTCATTAATTAGACAGTTTATTTTAGCTGCACACGCTGCAACTAGTCGTGTTATGTGAATATGTGTGCCGGGTTCGCCTGCAGtctatttgtttattatattaatttaaaagaaaattttaaaaaaaatttaaaaaaaatcaatacaacaCTCCTGTGAGATCGCTCCATGTATTTACTTTAAACGTGCCCATGTGAGTGTGATGCCCTCACGCATTTTGAACGGCGCCCTCGCACTCAGCACAGTTGCATCAGTTCCTGTGTGCGCGTGTAAATGGCTGTGCCGTGGCTGCTCCACGCTACTTTTTATTCCCAGGACGCAGAATAGTCATAAATCCTCCTCTGCTAGGAAAAGGCTGTGATCATAATAAAGACGTCACCCTCCTGCTCGGGTTGGCTCAACCAAGCCAAGTGCGCAGCTATTTGTaagctacaacaacaacaacctccagcACCATGCCCATGGATAACGTAGGGATTTCTCTGAGATCCCCTCGCCGTGCGAAGACGATATCTGCGTCAGATCCATAGCAGAGAAAGCCTTTAATTGCTCCGGATCTCTctactatttaaaaaaaaaaagagaaaaaaagagaaaaaaaaaacgagagacagacaggggacTCGATCGCGTTGCGGGCTCCTGTCGCAACAAATAGGACGCAAGACGTGGATTTGAAGGTATTTAATAACTGCGACACTGGCTGTAGAGGTAGACGTGCACACGCGTCCGCCAGAATAACGTGCTGTCATTGTGTCTTTAAAGTATCCCCACATTTAAATGGATACTGTGTAGCTCCGTCTGAACGGGACTGCAGCTACAGGACGTAGCGCACTTCATAGCTGTGGCTGAAACGTGTGCACGACTCGCAGtccagggaggaaaaaaaatgcactgtGGCAGTTTCCCGAGCTCAGTTTTGGCTTTGTACTCATTTTTGGTTGTGCTTTAGCTCAGACAGGGAACTTGATGTACACTAACGTGGttatgaaacacagaaaaactgtACTACGCACTTTTCTGCTCCGCTtcatattgcttttttttttctgaagaggCACGCCCACTCGTGAGCAATGTGGATGCCCCGTGCTGTTAAAATTCATGGAGACTTTACTTATTTTGTGCATACgtgatgagtgtgtttgttcaagtgtgtgtgtttgggcagGAAGCCATCGATGGCTGAGAAAAGCAGTCCAGCCCTCAGCAGTTTAAAGCACCCGTGCGGAAggcatttttctacatttaatgtcagttttgttttgccaaCAGAGGGGGGCACTCTTTCAGATAGACTACAAGTGAGGCTGAATGGGGAAGTTTCATGTCTCTGTGTGAAGCGTTTACTGTGCGTAGTAGTAAAAGGCTCACAGGCCTAAAGTGGTCTAACAACACACTATATAACCAAAAGTGTGAATTGTGAGTATGTAACTGTTAGCTGTAGTCTTGAGAATGATCATGATATAAGAGGAGGTGCAGATAGTTCACTAAACACTCACACTTTGTAAAGCCTTGCAGGAATATTGcttgaaatgactgaaaaactatttttttcccaaaaatgcACTCATtctcagtgatggaatgtaactaagtacatttactcaagtattgtacttaagtatcattTTGAGAtaattgtactttacttgagtatttcagttttctgcctctttatacttttactccactacatctattTGATAACTTTATATGCATACATGTGTAATGAACTAATAATGTATAATAGAAGTATAATGAACTCTTACTGTACTCTTGATACTtatgtacatttaatatcagatacttgaGTCAAGTACGTTTCATaagggtgactttcacttttactaaagCGATATTAGAACTATATATGATAGtaaatatctttacttttactcaaccATGACCTTTGGGTACTTGTTACAGTACGGCTCATTCTTCTGATGCACTTTTTTGGGATCTAAATTGGTCTTAACGGGTCAATTTGTAAGATGTGGTCAGAACTTTAgtctaaaacattaaaaaaaatgaccgaacattatcaacagaatgtgaagaaacaacagtgttggggttatgtcaaagacgcccatgtattgtgttgcagagatactgACATGCTAACCAGGCTAGCCAGGGTCCATCTTGTTCCGTAATGATACTTTGTACTGCAAGAGGCGCTGCCCCTTATATTTTTGGATCAACCATTGAATTCTagccatattctacaaattacacctttaagttGACAGCAGTATCTACCCTGTTTTGGACTGGTTTTCCACATagcttctctgtctttttaaagagtcatggaggaaacagctgctgcagcttcagccCCTGGCACGGGTGCTGCCCCACCAACCCCAAGACCTCAGCCTTCCTCCTTTGCACCCTCCCGCAGCCTGCTAGAGTGGAGACGGAGGGTCAAGTCTGAGTATATGCGGCTTCGCCAATTAAAACGCCTTAAAAAAGCAGAGGAGGTCAAGGTGGGTCGACTCAATTATTGACAGTTCTGCTTATAAAAATGTGTGGGGGGCTGTGTGACATgctctctgttctgtttgtttgtttgtttgtttgtagacCCTCTTCATGTCCAACAGGCAGAAGATTGAGCAGCAGACAAACCTCCTGAATGCAGAGTGGTCCAGGCTCAGGATTCAGTCCATCCCTCTGTCAACTTCCAGTGGAGCTCTGGCCAAcaagaaggtgtgtgtgtgtgtgcgtgtgtgcgtgtgtgtgtggtgtactGTATAGAGTAAAATAATAACCATTGCAACACATCACTTTACATACCATCTTGTCGGCACTGTCTTCATTTTCCTGCTGAACTAGTAATCCGATCTATTATTACTGTGTGAATGCATCGTGAGAAAAACTCCTCATGTCCATCACGTCGCGTCCTCTTCACCAGCCCCAGTGTTATGCTCTGATTACCACCTGGCTGTCAGGTGTTACTAAAATATCTCAGGACAAAGGCAGTGTGCCAGAATTGGATCACATGCCAGCCTGAAGTGGTCTTTGGCCCTGTGGGAGCTAGTGAGGACATAACAgcatctttttctctttccacaTGCTGTCAGGGTCCACTTTATTGTGTTTCATGGGTTTATATTCCCTGCTGGGGGTTGAGCAGCATGGGTATCCGATTATATAGTTATGAAATATACCAATAATGTTGAGGAATGTTCTGTTGTCTTGTCAACGCCACCTCGACTCTGGTGCTCTTACAGATGTGTACAGTGGAGTTTGGCTTCCCAGGATTCAAAGGCCAAGCCATCGCCATGAGACCGCTGTCAACGGTGGCAGGAATCCCCTTCATGTACTCCTGGTCGCCTCTGCAGCACAACTTCATGGTATTAAATAAACCATATTATGTTGTGGGTGATGCGATTATAGTGTTATTACAGGTACAGACAGCTCTTATATAAGGTTTGGCTCATTCACCTGATTCCAATTTTGAAGATTCTCATGTGTTCAATGGAAACGAACATGACATTGTATGAGTTTATTCAATTATACCAGTTGTGGGTTTATGGAACATCTAAACCAGTTGTATGAGCTCAAGAACACATGTCATCAAGCTCAAAGCATGTTCTTTCCCTTTGGTTtacattaattttattatttccaGTCCGTTTGTGTATATTTGTTGGAATGTGAGGCAGGACTGTGTGAACATTATGTGAACAATTTGCGAacagtattttttgtttcttaggTCGAGGATGAGACCTTCCTTCACAACATCCCGTACATGGGCGACGAGGTGCTGGAACAGGACGAGGCCTTCCTGGAAGAGCTCATCGACAACTACGATGGTGTCCATGGAGACAGAGGTGAGCCTGTTGAATCCTCTGTCCCTTTAAAGGATTATTTCAACCAGAAATAAAGATTTAAGTCAATACCTACTGACCCCCATGCCGTAGGAAGTTGAGCGAGccttcgtagtccacaaaacatttccgggGCGTTGCAGCCTTCTTCCAAACAACAGATGAAGATGGggacaaaacattttaaaaaatggtgaaaaaaatcataaaatggctCAATACTAAGTCTCtggagatcccaaattgatttgaaaagacattatttgcACCCTTTTTAAAAAGCTTAAGTTTAGCgactaagctaaaagcattagcgtgTTTCCCATTTGAAGTGAGTGCACATTGGTGTGtgtaatgtcttttcaaatcagtcatCTCGaggctttcagagacttggattacgccggatGCGCTGCATGCTATTTCAtgaggtgtttttttctgctgttttttagaagtccccatcgaatttagttgtttaggagaacgctgcaacgctgtttttctgtgaagctccagaaatgtttttaggactacaaaacttcacccggcactccatcagcatgaggttgagtacataataactgaattatcatttttggatgaactgatcctttaagaTGTCTCCACAGATCCCATAATCCGACCCCTTTCATCATGTATATCACTGCAACATTCACTTGGGAACTTTGTTTAATTATATGTTGATGATGCAGCTGATGTCATCCTTTAGCATTTCTGGAAGCCtgtggaaaacaaatatttaatggATTGGCAATGTTTATGCTCTGACATGTTAATTGTCTCCCAGAGGGCGGGTTCATCAGTGACGAGATCTTTAAGGAGCTGGTGGAGGCCTTGAGTCAGTACTCTGACcacgaggaggaggatgaggaggaagtaGCGGCAGTGGCGGCGGCGGTGGAGGTGACAGGAAAGAAGGAAGACGAGAGAGTGATGAGGAGGAGCTCAGTGGAGGCTTCAGAAGACACCAAACCTGGTACAGTGGCATTcatcaggaggaagaggaagagcacAACTGAGGGTGAGCAAGTCttcagctgtgtgttgtttgaGAGAACAAGAGGGCTGTAGCATGAACAAGGCCGGTACTGTTCCTCTCATTACACTGTACAGCTGCCACAAGGTCGCCCTGCCACAGCAGCTCTTGCCACAGGCATTGTTTACTTTAAAGCTGTCTCTGTAGCCCCGCACGGGTGCTGTGAGTGAGGGAACCTGTTTGTCCATGACACTGATATGGCCTGGCTCTAATTACAGGACTTAATGACCTCTCGTACCAGGCTTTATGGGAAACTAGGCTGTATACACACTTAGTGATAGTGAAATGCAAGCACACCTGATTACACATTCAGACATTCAGCTACTGGtacacagtggtggaagaagtacccAGATGCTTCATCTTTTCATGAACtcagaaaaacatgatgttttttgcAACAATGTATTTTCATGCTAATCCTAGAgggtttttaaatagtttatttatctTAAGAGGTAGGAGAATTGTCTCAACCCATAAAAGACCATGTCATCCTCAGTTTATCAGAAAAATTCAAAGTCACCAAATTTGAAGATACGTGGTTGaaaagaaactaaagttgttaggcagttgtgtgtgtgcaaaaagtacaatatttgcctctgagatgtcGTGGAGATAAAGTGCAAAGttgtataaaatggaaatgccAAGGTAAAGTATGAGTACCTTGAATTTGTACTTGAgaaaaagtacttagttacaccactgcttgtacacacacacacacacacacacacgtccatcTATGAGGGTCCATGAATAAAAgagactgaaaaaagaaaactacacaGTGACGACGATGATCTTCACTGAGAATTGTTTGCAGGACAAACTGGCCTTGAGCGCTGGGACAACACGTGTAGCTttgcaaaatgtttaaatcaacaTATTTCATTAGCTTTATTTGTGGATCTGTAACAGAACCTGATGTGTGCACAAAACAGGGTTATTTGTGTAACCtactctctgtttctctgttgtctCCCAAAGTGAGGGACCTGTCCGGCAGCAAGAAGGTCCCCAACGATAAGATATTTACAGCCATCGCCTCAATGTTTCCTTACAAGGGCACcatggaggagctgaaggaaaAGTAAGAAAAGTGCAGTGAAACTAGGGGTCTATGAACACAATGCTGAACAGACCGTTGCTTAGTGTTCACCATGGCGACGCGAGCTGTCAGGGAGGGAAGTAATAATGGAGGCTCCCTCTCAGGCTCTGTGACTCAAAGGAGCCATTGCATCAGCATCTGAAAGAGTTTTACTTTGAAAGAAACATTAGTTCCAACTTCAAATGAGAATACTGTGGCAAAAGAACTGTACAcatgtgatatatatatatatatatatatctactAAAActcatcctgtcacctccacaGGTACAAGGACCTCTTGGAGCCCCCCAGCCCGGTGAAACTGCCCCCCCTCTGCACCCCCAACCTGGACGGACCTTTTGCTAAGTCTGTGCAGCGGGAGCAGTCGTTACACTCCTTCCACACGCTCTTCTGCAGACGATGCTTCAAATACGACTGTTTCCTCCACCGTAATGTCTTTATTTAgtattaattgatttgtttatttatttccagtGAGATTGTGATTAATTACACTATGATTATACTATGTCCTGTTTTTGTTCCTcggatgttttattttattgattgcTTACAGTCTCTAAATGCCCTGATGTACAACAGagtcaaaacatatttgtttgtgtttgtaaagcTTTCCATGCTTCACCCAATGTTTACAAGAGGAAGAGTAAGGAGATCCACATGGAGAGCGAACCATGTGGTGTGGACTGCTTCCTGTTACAGGTATGCCTGGCTCACAGTGCACTCTGTACGCTGTGGTGAATGTTATATCTTTTTGATaactctttgttgtttttcccaTCCCCTGTGCTCTCCTGCAGAAAGGGGCTAAAGAGTTTGTGGATCAGAATATGTTACGATCACAGAGGTCCCGGAGGCGCCGAAGGCAGCCGCGTCCCACCAGCTCCAGCTGTCCTGGACCGTCTGAGTCTGCTGAGGAAGGCAAACAGGGCGACAGTGACCACGAaaccacctcctcctcaggtGGGAGTCCGATCTCACAGGAAATTGGTTTGGAGCCACTTTTGAAAGCGCCATCTGCTTTGTCTACTTTAGGTAGGATAACTAAGGGAGTTATGGAAAAGGTTCAGTTTcttactttgttgtttttattgagtatttatttatttattgttttgagaTTCCCATTTTCCCAGCTACTCTAGAGTACGTAATTGTAAAGATCTGCTCATGTTTTTAAGCTCTGAGGCTTCACACAGCACGGACACAGTCATTTAATGTGTTTCTGAGTCACCGTATGGCTGAGTGAATGCATCATTTACCATAACCTCCCCCAGATCCCTCCCTCTCTGAAAGCCCCCTCAGAA contains:
- the ezh1 gene encoding histone-lysine N-methyltransferase EZH1 isoform X3 — protein: MEETAAAASAPGTGAAPPTPRPQPSSFAPSRSLLEWRRRVKSEYMRLRQLKRLKKAEEVKTLFMSNRQKIEQQTNLLNAEWSRLRIQSIPLSTSSGALANKKMCTVEFGFPGFKGQAIAMRPLSTVAGIPFMYSWSPLQHNFMVEDETFLHNIPYMGDEVLEQDEAFLEELIDNYDGVHGDREGGFISDEIFKELVEALSQYSDHEEEDEEEVAAVAAAVEVTGKKEDERVMRRSSVEASEDTKPGTVAFIRRKRKSTTEVRDLSGSKKVPNDKIFTAIASMFPYKGTMEELKEKYKDLLEPPSPVKLPPLCTPNLDGPFAKSVQREQSLHSFHTLFCRRCFKYDCFLHPFHASPNVYKRKSKEIHMESEPCGVDCFLLQKGAKEFVDQNMLRSQRSRRRRRQPRPTSSSCPGPSESAEEGKQGDSDHETTSSSGGSPISQEIGLEPLLKAPSALSTLEGNSRCQTPTKLRPADDDGAEQACCVVQWSGAEESLFRVLHGTYFNNFCSIARLIGTKNCKEVYEFAVKEVLIHRVPVVDGGISPQKKKRKHRLWAKIQLKKDNSSNQVYNYQPCDHPDHPCDSSCPCVMTQNFCEKFCQCEHECQNRFPGCRCKTQCNTKQCPCYLAVRECDPDLCMTCGAADHWDSKGVSCKNCSIQRGLKKHLLLAPSDVAGWGTFIKEPVQKNEFISEYCGELISQDEADRRGRIYDKYMSSFLFNLNNVDFVVDATRKGNKIRFANHSVNPNCYAKVVMVNGDHRIGIFAKRAILQGEELFFDYRYSQADALKYVGIEREVDMT
- the ezh1 gene encoding histone-lysine N-methyltransferase EZH1 isoform X1, which produces MEETAAAASAPGTGAAPPTPRPQPSSFAPSRSLLEWRRRVKSEYMRLRQLKRLKKAEEVKTLFMSNRQKIEQQTNLLNAEWSRLRIQSIPLSTSSGALANKKMCTVEFGFPGFKGQAIAMRPLSTVAGIPFMYSWSPLQHNFMVEDETFLHNIPYMGDEVLEQDEAFLEELIDNYDGVHGDREGGFISDEIFKELVEALSQYSDHEEEDEEEVAAVAAAVEVTGKKEDERVMRRSSVEASEDTKPGTVAFIRRKRKSTTEVRDLSGSKKVPNDKIFTAIASMFPYKGTMEELKEKYKDLLEPPSPVKLPPLCTPNLDGPFAKSVQREQSLHSFHTLFCRRCFKYDCFLHPFHASPNVYKRKSKEIHMESEPCGVDCFLLQKGAKEFVDQNMLRSQRSRRRRRQPRPTSSSCPGPSESAEEGKQGDSDHETTSSSGGSPISQEIGLEPLLKAPSALSTLEGNSRCQTPTKLRPADDDGAEQACCVVQWSGAEESLFRVLHGTYFNNFCSIARLIGTKNCKEVYEFAVKEVLIHRVPVVDGGISPQKKKRKHSTACCASLRVLSSVAPDNSSNQVYNYQPCDHPDHPCDSSCPCVMTQNFCEKFCQCEHECQNRFPGCRCKTQCNTKQCPCYLAVRECDPDLCMTCGAADHWDSKGVSCKNCSIQRGLKKHLLLAPSDVAGWGTFIKEPVQKNEFISEYCGELISQDEADRRGRIYDKYMSSFLFNLNNVDFVVDATRKGNKIRFANHSVNPNCYAKVVMVNGDHRIGIFAKRAILQGEELFFDYRYSQADALKYVGIEREVDMT